A stretch of the Halorussus lipolyticus genome encodes the following:
- a CDS encoding DUF7269 family protein produces the protein MIRRTARLAGRATAKLRQPRSLWGIGGASLALALGVALLPWLFPAGVFRPISRIVASPIAIVLFGVVAGLLGAQALRQTATDAAVEKNRRERGRAQDRRGRSASDRWTPARPPEKAYYDEYRTTGEEIDSVFELDPGESADLPARRRKARKRIREVAIAVVSADENVSEETAARRISDGTWTDDPRAAALLGGRHLAPLRTRIRDWASGERFERWATHALDAIEARERGEPPEREEIRERGEVDVDSSDTYNFNSKSNPEVSQR, from the coding sequence ATGATTCGCCGGACCGCGAGACTCGCCGGCCGCGCCACCGCCAAACTTCGCCAGCCACGGAGCCTCTGGGGTATCGGCGGGGCGTCACTGGCGCTCGCGCTCGGCGTGGCCCTCCTGCCGTGGCTGTTCCCGGCCGGCGTCTTCCGGCCGATTTCGAGAATCGTCGCCTCGCCGATTGCTATCGTGCTGTTCGGCGTCGTCGCGGGCCTGCTGGGCGCGCAGGCCCTGCGCCAGACCGCGACCGACGCGGCGGTCGAGAAGAACCGGCGCGAGCGAGGACGAGCGCAGGACCGACGAGGCCGGTCGGCGTCCGACCGATGGACGCCCGCCCGACCCCCGGAGAAGGCCTACTACGACGAGTACCGGACGACCGGCGAGGAAATCGACTCGGTGTTCGAGTTGGACCCCGGCGAGTCCGCCGACCTCCCGGCCCGGCGACGGAAAGCCCGCAAGCGAATCCGCGAGGTCGCAATCGCGGTCGTCTCTGCCGACGAGAACGTGAGCGAGGAGACCGCCGCTCGGCGAATCTCGGACGGGACGTGGACCGACGACCCGCGGGCGGCGGCGCTCCTCGGCGGGCGACACCTCGCGCCGCTCCGGACCCGCATCCGCGACTGGGCCAGCGGCGAGCGGTTCGAGCGGTGGGCGACCCACGCGCTCGACGCAATCGAGGCCCGCGAGCGTGGCGAACCTCCCGAACGCGAGGAAATCCGCGAGCGGGGCGAGGTAGACGTGGACAGTTCCGATACATATAATTTTAATTCTAAAAGCAATCCAGAGGTGTCTCAGCGATGA
- a CDS encoding DUF58 domain-containing protein: MNERVVAIALMVGVLGVVYFGAFRVTSARRDTRSRSDGQSTVRKMLDRGRAGSSDGERAESDDPDSDDDEADADDDGESNADDEPAVIRTGPRWNPGTTVALLAGAGGILTKNTTIFLAGVVGFAYAAYQYGTRPPAFSVSVEREISERSPLPSREVEVTVIVRNDGEEPIADLRVVDGVPERLGVVEGSPRHCTSLRAGEEAAFSYSVRAQRGTHEFGPTSLVARNVSGSAERRFEREAEGRITCETRADDVPLPADTSSHPGHITTDSGGEGVEFYATREYQSADPMSRIDWKRYAKVGELTTVEFRENRSATVMVVVDARTPARVAQRAGEPDAVELSEYAAERLAEAFVRRNDRVGLAVFGPAETYLAPGGGDEQVARFRAELDASARERTPTAGIFDDSRQNRANESRFDTLRKRMPDSAQVVFLSPMADDYAVEVAKRFRAYGHAVTVVSPDVTGTDTPGGGVERIERARRLAEVRTGEIRVADWSPDDPIRVAISKATARWSG; encoded by the coding sequence ATGAACGAGCGAGTCGTCGCCATCGCGCTGATGGTCGGCGTCCTCGGCGTCGTCTACTTCGGGGCCTTCCGCGTGACCAGCGCGAGGAGAGACACTCGGAGTCGAAGCGACGGGCAGAGTACCGTCCGGAAGATGCTGGACCGCGGCAGGGCCGGGTCGAGTGACGGCGAGAGAGCCGAATCCGACGACCCGGATTCGGACGACGACGAGGCGGACGCGGACGACGATGGGGAATCGAACGCGGACGACGAACCGGCCGTAATCAGGACCGGCCCGCGGTGGAACCCCGGCACGACCGTCGCCCTGCTGGCGGGCGCTGGCGGCATCCTGACCAAGAACACGACGATATTCCTCGCGGGCGTCGTCGGATTCGCCTACGCGGCCTACCAGTACGGCACCCGGCCGCCCGCGTTCTCGGTGTCGGTCGAGCGCGAGATTTCCGAGCGGTCGCCCCTGCCGAGCAGGGAAGTCGAAGTGACCGTCATCGTCCGAAACGACGGCGAGGAGCCAATCGCGGACCTCAGAGTCGTTGACGGCGTGCCGGAGCGACTCGGCGTCGTGGAAGGCTCACCCCGCCATTGCACCAGTCTCCGGGCGGGCGAGGAGGCCGCCTTCTCCTACTCGGTCCGGGCACAGCGCGGGACCCACGAGTTCGGACCGACCAGTCTGGTGGCCCGGAACGTCAGCGGGAGCGCCGAACGCCGGTTCGAGCGCGAGGCCGAGGGTCGAATCACCTGCGAGACCAGAGCCGACGACGTGCCCCTCCCGGCAGACACCTCGTCGCACCCCGGCCACATCACGACCGACTCGGGCGGCGAGGGCGTCGAGTTCTACGCCACCCGCGAGTACCAGTCGGCCGACCCGATGAGTCGAATCGACTGGAAGCGATACGCCAAGGTCGGCGAGTTGACCACCGTGGAGTTCCGCGAGAACCGGTCGGCGACCGTGATGGTGGTCGTGGACGCCCGAACCCCCGCCAGAGTCGCCCAGCGGGCGGGCGAACCCGACGCGGTGGAGTTGAGCGAGTACGCCGCCGAGCGACTCGCCGAGGCCTTCGTCCGGCGCAACGACAGGGTGGGACTGGCCGTCTTCGGCCCGGCAGAGACCTACCTCGCGCCCGGCGGCGGCGACGAGCAGGTCGCCCGATTCCGGGCCGAACTCGACGCCAGCGCCCGCGAGCGAACGCCGACCGCGGGCATCTTCGACGACAGTCGGCAAAATCGGGCGAACGAATCCCGCTTCGACACCCTCCGCAAGCGGATGCCTGACTCGGCCCAAGTCGTGTTCCTCTCGCCGATGGCCGACGACTACGCCGTCGAGGTCGCAAAGCGATTCCGGGCCTACGGCCACGCCGTGACGGTCGTGAGTCCAGACGTGACGGGGACCGACACGCCCGGCGGCGGCGTCGAGCGAATCGAGCGCGCCCGGCGACTCGCCGAGGTCCGGACCGGTGAGATTCGGGTGGCCGACTGGTCGCCCGACGACCCGATACGGGTCGCCATCTCGAAGGCGACCGCGAGGTGGTCGGGATGA